The following proteins are encoded in a genomic region of Sorangiineae bacterium MSr12523:
- a CDS encoding DJ-1/PfpI family protein — protein MSSFRNVDTEDVSMDMSRRHFGAGVSALLAGCALEPGEASRTAPSELREQDANELQIGMLLYPEFTSQDFVGPQLVFGSLGNVKVHVLWKEVAVVTSDSQLGIQATTALRDCPKKLDVLFVPGGTGTWRMMNDPEILAFLRHRGERARFVTSVCTGSLLLGAAGLLCGYRAATHWAYRDVLPLVGAIPVAERVVRDRNRITGGGVTAGLDFGLTVSAELRGSDYAKQQELIFEYAPEPPFGTGRPETAGPQLTAQVRELLEPAVERTRQAARAAQRCAAPGG, from the coding sequence GTGAGCTCGTTTAGAAACGTGGATACGGAGGACGTATCCATGGATATGAGTCGGCGGCATTTCGGGGCAGGGGTATCGGCGTTGTTGGCGGGGTGTGCCCTCGAGCCCGGGGAGGCCTCGCGGACAGCGCCGTCGGAGTTGCGTGAGCAGGATGCGAATGAATTACAAATAGGGATGCTGCTCTATCCCGAGTTCACCTCGCAGGACTTCGTCGGGCCGCAGCTCGTCTTCGGCTCCCTGGGGAACGTGAAGGTGCACGTGTTGTGGAAGGAGGTCGCGGTGGTCACCAGCGACAGCCAACTTGGCATTCAGGCTACGACCGCGCTCCGCGATTGTCCGAAGAAGCTCGACGTGCTCTTCGTGCCCGGCGGCACCGGCACCTGGCGCATGATGAACGATCCCGAGATCCTCGCGTTTCTCCGACACCGCGGCGAGCGAGCGCGCTTCGTCACCAGCGTGTGTACGGGCTCCTTGCTGCTCGGGGCCGCGGGACTCCTTTGCGGCTACCGCGCTGCGACCCACTGGGCCTACCGCGACGTGTTGCCACTCGTTGGTGCGATCCCCGTGGCCGAAAGGGTGGTGCGCGATCGCAATCGCATCACCGGCGGCGGTGTCACGGCCGGGCTCGATTTCGGCCTCACCGTGTCTGCCGAGCTACGCGGTTCGGACTATGCCAAACAGCAAGAGCTTATTTTTGAATACGCACCGGAGCCGCCCTTCGGAACGGGACGCCCCGAGACAGCCGGGCCGCAATTAACCGCGCAGGTCAGAGAACTCCTCGAGCCTGCGGTCGAGCGAACGCGACAAGCGGCTCGCGCAGCGCAGCGTTGCGCGGCTCCAGGGGGATGA
- the surE gene encoding 5'/3'-nucleotidase SurE — translation MTRPLFVLSNDDGHTSRGIRTMRDALSEVGDVVLIAPETEQSASSHALTLHRPLRLREVEAGVFAVDGTPADCIYVALHASTRVLPRPPDVVVSGLNHGLNLGQDVFYSGTVAAAREGALQGIPALATSAHTGADFEAACRLSAQLALGLYSAAPQAGPGGSRSGVGVGPLLSVNVPREWNGEVAPSRLGMRKYEELVDFRKDPRGREYFWLGGPGVRHEHAPGTDTDAFDRGYATLTALMLDLTNTTAGELLDRLSSPFRQAKERER, via the coding sequence GTGACGCGTCCACTATTCGTACTTTCGAACGACGATGGCCATACGAGCCGCGGCATCCGCACCATGCGCGATGCACTTTCCGAAGTTGGCGATGTGGTGCTCATCGCACCGGAGACCGAGCAGAGTGCCTCGAGCCATGCCTTGACGTTGCACCGCCCGCTGCGCCTTCGCGAAGTCGAAGCAGGCGTTTTTGCGGTGGATGGCACACCTGCGGACTGCATCTACGTGGCACTGCACGCGAGCACGCGCGTGCTGCCGCGTCCGCCCGACGTGGTGGTCTCGGGGCTCAATCATGGCCTCAATCTCGGGCAGGACGTCTTTTATTCGGGCACCGTCGCCGCCGCGCGCGAGGGTGCGCTGCAGGGCATTCCGGCGCTGGCCACGAGCGCGCACACCGGCGCGGATTTTGAGGCGGCCTGTCGGCTCTCCGCACAGCTCGCGCTGGGACTCTATTCAGCGGCCCCGCAAGCGGGTCCGGGGGGGTCGCGTTCCGGCGTGGGGGTCGGTCCCTTGCTCTCGGTGAACGTGCCGCGCGAGTGGAATGGCGAAGTGGCACCCTCGCGCCTGGGCATGCGCAAATACGAAGAGCTGGTCGACTTCCGTAAGGATCCGCGCGGTCGCGAGTATTTTTGGCTGGGCGGGCCTGGCGTGCGGCACGAGCACGCGCCAGGGACCGACACGGATGCGTTCGATCGAGGGTATGCGACCCTGACCGCACTCATGCTGGACCTCACGAACACGACCGCCGGAGAGCTTCTCGATCGGCTATCATCCCCGTTCCGACAAGCGAAGGAGCGCGAACGATGA
- a CDS encoding prolyl oligopeptidase family serine peptidase, whose amino-acid sequence MRFIRPTSMLLLGMYGTGALVLGACGGEPAPAHPEAIAPKTDASTERNTRLPKPGSVTETLHGVTVEDPFRALENGDSPEVKAWTDQQNAKTRQYLDAFPSRDALKREIAELIHVGSVDAPYVAAAIPGERRYFHMKREGEQNQPTLYVRDKVGGPDRVLIDASALSADGTNAIDWWYPTRDGKFVAWGMSENGSEESTLIIRDVKTGKDLPDRIPYTRYSSVAWVPGNKAFYYTRHPEPGSVPPGDEKYYSKVFKHVVGTDPKTDVLIFGAGRDKTDTPSLSISPNGRWLVVTVHQGWAKSEVYLQDLEAKGKNAGKWVEVAVKTEALFDAIVRDDRMYIHTNDGAPRYRLFAVDYKTPDRTHWKELIVEAPDVLDGVAVIGKHIVATYLHNASTRLERFDISGKSKGAIPLPGIGTAQVSGPYDGDEAFFNFYSYATPTQVSRVDLKTNKIELWDRVGEKFASEKINVTLMHATSKDGTKVPMFVVAGENVPKNGETPTVLWGYGGFNINMTPAFSARALLTVRHGGVWVFTVLRGGGEFGEDWHKAGMLANKQNVFDDFIACAEELVAQKITNPAHLGIAGGSNGGLLTATVATQRPELYRAGLSLVPLTDMVRYTHYRIAQAWIPEYGDPANADQFKVLYGYSPYHHVKDGTRYPAMLFTTAESDARVDPMHARKMAARMQEAQAASDRPILVRVESKAGHGAGKPTTKVVEELTDEMGFLFHELGVK is encoded by the coding sequence ATGCGTTTCATCCGTCCTACATCGATGCTCCTTCTCGGCATGTACGGTACAGGTGCCCTCGTTTTGGGCGCCTGCGGAGGAGAGCCTGCGCCCGCGCATCCCGAAGCCATCGCACCGAAGACGGATGCATCCACCGAAAGGAACACTCGCTTGCCGAAACCCGGATCCGTGACCGAGACCTTGCACGGCGTGACCGTCGAAGATCCTTTCCGCGCGCTCGAGAATGGCGACTCGCCCGAGGTGAAGGCGTGGACCGATCAACAGAACGCGAAGACGCGCCAATACCTCGACGCGTTCCCCTCGCGGGATGCGCTCAAGCGCGAGATTGCCGAACTGATTCACGTCGGCAGCGTGGACGCTCCGTACGTGGCCGCGGCTATCCCCGGAGAACGTCGCTATTTCCACATGAAGCGCGAGGGCGAGCAAAACCAGCCGACGCTGTACGTGCGCGACAAGGTCGGCGGTCCCGATCGGGTGCTGATCGACGCCTCCGCGCTCTCCGCCGACGGCACCAATGCCATCGACTGGTGGTACCCCACGCGTGACGGCAAGTTCGTCGCCTGGGGCATGAGCGAGAACGGCAGCGAGGAGAGCACGCTCATCATCCGCGACGTGAAGACCGGCAAAGATCTGCCGGATCGCATCCCGTACACGCGCTACTCCTCGGTGGCCTGGGTGCCGGGAAACAAGGCGTTCTACTACACTCGCCATCCCGAGCCGGGGTCGGTGCCGCCGGGTGACGAGAAATACTATTCCAAGGTGTTCAAGCACGTCGTGGGCACGGATCCCAAGACCGACGTGCTCATTTTCGGTGCAGGCCGCGACAAGACGGATACGCCGTCCCTGAGCATCTCGCCCAACGGCCGCTGGTTGGTGGTGACGGTGCACCAGGGGTGGGCCAAGAGCGAGGTGTACCTGCAGGATCTCGAGGCCAAGGGCAAGAACGCCGGCAAGTGGGTCGAGGTCGCGGTGAAAACCGAGGCACTCTTCGACGCCATCGTGCGCGACGACCGGATGTACATCCACACGAACGATGGTGCGCCGCGCTACCGGCTCTTCGCCGTCGACTACAAAACGCCGGATCGCACGCACTGGAAGGAGCTCATCGTCGAAGCGCCCGATGTACTCGACGGGGTGGCCGTCATCGGCAAACACATCGTGGCCACGTACCTGCACAATGCATCGACGCGGCTCGAACGCTTCGACATCAGTGGGAAATCCAAAGGGGCCATTCCGCTTCCGGGCATCGGCACCGCGCAGGTGAGCGGCCCGTACGATGGCGACGAAGCGTTCTTCAATTTCTACTCGTACGCCACCCCGACGCAGGTCTCGCGCGTCGATCTGAAGACGAACAAGATCGAACTCTGGGACCGCGTGGGCGAGAAGTTCGCCAGCGAGAAGATCAACGTGACGTTGATGCACGCGACCTCCAAGGACGGCACCAAGGTGCCCATGTTCGTGGTCGCGGGCGAGAACGTCCCGAAGAACGGCGAGACGCCGACGGTGCTCTGGGGCTACGGCGGCTTCAACATCAACATGACGCCGGCGTTCAGTGCACGCGCACTGCTCACCGTGCGGCATGGCGGCGTCTGGGTCTTCACGGTGCTACGCGGCGGCGGGGAGTTCGGCGAGGACTGGCACAAGGCGGGGATGCTCGCGAACAAGCAGAACGTGTTCGACGACTTCATCGCGTGCGCCGAGGAGTTGGTGGCGCAAAAGATCACCAATCCGGCGCACCTGGGCATTGCCGGGGGCTCCAACGGCGGCCTGCTCACCGCGACGGTGGCCACGCAGCGACCGGAGCTTTACCGCGCGGGCCTGTCGCTGGTGCCGCTCACCGACATGGTGCGCTACACGCACTACCGCATCGCCCAGGCGTGGATCCCGGAGTACGGCGATCCGGCCAACGCCGACCAGTTCAAGGTGCTGTACGGGTACTCGCCGTACCACCACGTCAAAGACGGGACGCGGTACCCGGCGATGCTGTTCACCACCGCCGAGAGCGACGCGCGGGTCGACCCGATGCACGCCCGCAAGATGGCGGCGCGGATGCAGGAGGCTCAGGCGGCTTCGGATCGGCCGATTTTGGTGCGGGTCGAGAGCAAGGCCGGCCACGGAGCCGGCAAGCCCACGACGAAAGTCGTCGAAGAATTGACCGACGAGATGGGTTTCCTGTTTCATGAGCTGGGAGTGAAGTAA
- a CDS encoding peroxiredoxin, translating into MTTIRIGSIAPDFTQQSTEGTISFHEWIGKSWAVLFSHPKDFTPVCTTELGTAAKLKPEFDKRNVKVLAVSVDDVDSHKRWTADIEETQKTKLNYPILGDADRKVATLYDMIHPEANDTLTVRSVFIIDPNKKVRATLTYPASTGRHFDEILRVIDSLQLTDSHSVATPANWTQGNDVVILPSIQDPAVIKEKFPKGHTVLKPYLRITPQPNK; encoded by the coding sequence ATGACCACCATCCGTATTGGAAGCATTGCGCCCGATTTCACGCAGCAGTCGACCGAAGGAACCATCTCGTTCCACGAGTGGATCGGAAAAAGCTGGGCGGTGCTCTTCTCGCACCCGAAGGATTTCACCCCGGTGTGCACCACGGAGCTCGGCACGGCCGCGAAATTGAAGCCCGAGTTCGACAAGCGAAACGTGAAGGTCCTCGCCGTGAGCGTGGATGACGTCGACTCGCACAAGCGCTGGACGGCGGACATCGAGGAGACGCAAAAGACGAAGTTGAACTACCCCATCCTCGGCGACGCCGATCGCAAGGTGGCCACGCTTTACGACATGATTCACCCCGAGGCGAACGACACCTTGACGGTACGCTCCGTGTTCATCATCGACCCGAACAAGAAGGTGCGTGCGACCCTGACGTACCCGGCGAGCACCGGCCGCCACTTCGACGAGATCCTGCGCGTCATCGATTCACTGCAGCTCACCGACAGCCACTCCGTGGCCACGCCGGCGAACTGGACGCAGGGCAACGACGTCGTGATCCTGCCCTCCATTCAGGATCCGGCGGTCATCAAGGAGAAGTTCCCCAAGGGCCACACGGTGCTCAAGCCGTACCTGCGCATCACGCCGCAACCGAACAAGTAA
- a CDS encoding carboxypeptidase regulatory-like domain-containing protein: MDPTASSDVPTSSEIGAAEPARGAISGRVSDAQGAPVVGASVCVYVSSGDIRDPRCTVTGTNGSYRVGELSAAKYEVNASAPQRAPVRWREEDGLRLKAGESRENVNLVLAFAGIEVRGRVVDITGGPVVGALVGLYSSSLETDGGRTFTRSGEQGEWLAWLPPGRLMVEASAEGYAQGSSGGVAPGQFIEVGLTPESVLEGRVVDASTGNPVAGARVAAQPSGDLAGFVMSGSSAHTAISDVEGRFRISQLAPGRYKAEGRTPHAWGVAAESVLLGLGETASELRIEVHPTATVSGRLVFDDGRGCHPASVQARETTTKDSHSGQTQEDGSVRIEGLLPGTYEIGAFCNGAWQNTAFEPLVVGKDDITGVTWKVIAGSTLRGALVDATGRPATAEYVSATAQTGNPRVRGVSETGKVERDGTFQIEGLAPGTYAIDIVRRSVVTKTQTVVKVDRDVDGVRVVVPQVAASATGTIEGTLVDADGTPVSGVDIEAQGNGSHGYGASVDDGSFVVKNLRPGDYRVWINGENGMRAPRTKDDDVQGATTTVRADAVSRVKLVVESRRGEIHGRVVDEGGHPVTDAFIDAQRESDSATHAAGHSRRNVRWSWSGESVLTDVHGAFAVKKLSPGTYVLRAYRKGGGEAIVEKVRLGDDVTLTIRATGTISGAFVASDGSPVERFTIAIRDAKAGFSRRENYFRTAGAFALRDLPAGDYHVAAEAPTGRAEADIHLDEGQTKRDVRLQMTANTTARGRVVAMDTGEPISGMVVSIQPAKGARDGVSYSSTGERKFITDAEGRYEVVNAPVGHVIVGAFPDFGSGSEYSRDVRVPATLQAGTTNELPPLRVPRNRVAFGQGQGDLGYDTQEMAPEADLQQTRWVVSVVRSGGPAAKAGLQVGDEITSVDGQDVVGPNGYIYRTLVRVPEKTSVTLGLRRGVAINIESRSRL; this comes from the coding sequence TTGGATCCCACCGCCTCGAGCGATGTCCCGACATCGTCTGAAATCGGTGCGGCGGAGCCGGCGCGCGGTGCGATATCCGGGCGAGTCTCCGATGCGCAAGGCGCGCCGGTGGTGGGCGCTTCGGTGTGCGTCTACGTCTCCTCGGGCGATATTCGCGACCCCCGGTGCACGGTCACGGGGACCAACGGCAGCTACCGCGTGGGCGAACTCTCCGCAGCGAAGTACGAGGTGAATGCCTCGGCGCCGCAGCGCGCCCCCGTGCGATGGCGCGAGGAGGATGGATTGCGCTTGAAGGCCGGTGAGAGCCGCGAGAACGTTAATCTGGTCCTGGCGTTTGCGGGGATCGAGGTGCGTGGCCGCGTCGTGGACATCACCGGCGGACCGGTTGTGGGCGCCTTGGTCGGCCTCTATTCCTCGAGTCTCGAGACCGACGGCGGAAGGACCTTTACGCGCAGCGGGGAACAGGGCGAGTGGCTGGCGTGGCTCCCTCCGGGGCGCCTCATGGTGGAGGCTTCGGCCGAGGGATATGCGCAGGGCTCGAGCGGAGGTGTTGCGCCGGGCCAATTCATCGAGGTGGGCCTGACGCCGGAGTCCGTGCTCGAGGGACGCGTGGTCGATGCTTCGACGGGCAATCCGGTGGCGGGGGCGCGCGTCGCGGCCCAACCTTCGGGCGATCTGGCCGGCTTCGTGATGAGCGGCTCGAGTGCGCACACGGCCATCTCCGATGTCGAAGGGCGCTTTCGGATCTCGCAGCTCGCGCCCGGGCGCTACAAGGCGGAAGGTCGCACGCCGCACGCGTGGGGCGTTGCCGCGGAGAGCGTTCTTCTCGGCTTGGGCGAAACGGCCAGCGAGTTGCGCATCGAGGTGCACCCCACGGCGACGGTGAGCGGCCGGCTCGTGTTCGACGACGGACGAGGGTGCCATCCCGCGTCGGTCCAAGCCAGGGAGACCACGACCAAAGATTCGCACTCCGGGCAGACCCAAGAGGATGGGAGCGTACGCATCGAGGGCCTGCTTCCGGGCACGTACGAGATCGGCGCGTTCTGCAATGGCGCTTGGCAAAATACGGCGTTCGAGCCGCTGGTCGTTGGCAAAGACGACATCACCGGCGTGACATGGAAAGTGATCGCGGGCTCGACCCTGCGGGGCGCGTTGGTCGATGCGACGGGCCGGCCCGCGACCGCGGAGTACGTGTCTGCGACCGCCCAGACGGGCAATCCGCGGGTGCGCGGCGTGTCAGAGACTGGGAAGGTCGAACGAGACGGCACCTTCCAGATCGAAGGCCTCGCGCCGGGCACCTATGCGATCGACATCGTTCGAAGGAGTGTCGTGACGAAGACGCAAACCGTGGTCAAAGTCGATCGCGACGTGGATGGCGTGCGCGTGGTGGTGCCGCAGGTCGCCGCCTCCGCCACCGGAACGATCGAGGGCACCCTCGTCGATGCCGATGGCACCCCCGTCTCGGGCGTCGACATCGAAGCGCAGGGCAATGGCAGCCATGGCTATGGCGCGAGCGTCGATGATGGGTCCTTCGTCGTGAAAAATCTCCGCCCCGGCGACTACCGCGTGTGGATCAACGGGGAAAACGGGATGCGTGCCCCCCGAACGAAAGACGACGACGTGCAAGGTGCCACCACCACGGTGCGTGCGGATGCCGTGTCGCGCGTGAAACTCGTCGTGGAAAGCCGGCGTGGCGAGATCCATGGACGGGTCGTGGACGAGGGCGGCCATCCGGTGACCGACGCCTTCATCGACGCGCAGCGCGAGTCGGACAGCGCCACCCACGCCGCGGGTCACTCCCGGCGCAACGTGCGCTGGTCGTGGTCCGGCGAATCCGTGCTCACGGATGTCCACGGCGCGTTCGCGGTGAAGAAGCTCTCCCCGGGCACGTACGTGCTCCGCGCGTACCGCAAGGGCGGGGGCGAAGCCATCGTCGAAAAGGTGCGGCTTGGGGATGACGTAACGCTCACCATCCGCGCGACGGGAACCATCTCCGGAGCATTCGTCGCGAGCGACGGCAGCCCCGTCGAGCGATTCACCATCGCCATTCGCGATGCCAAAGCGGGTTTTTCGCGCCGGGAGAACTACTTCCGCACCGCCGGCGCCTTCGCCCTGCGCGATCTGCCCGCGGGCGATTACCACGTCGCCGCGGAAGCCCCGACGGGGCGCGCCGAGGCCGACATCCACCTCGACGAAGGGCAAACGAAACGCGACGTGCGCTTGCAGATGACCGCCAACACGACGGCGCGCGGGCGGGTGGTGGCGATGGACACTGGAGAACCCATCTCCGGAATGGTCGTCTCCATTCAACCCGCGAAGGGCGCGCGCGATGGCGTCAGCTACTCCTCCACGGGCGAACGAAAATTCATCACCGATGCCGAGGGACGCTACGAGGTGGTCAACGCTCCCGTCGGACACGTCATCGTCGGCGCCTTTCCCGATTTCGGCTCGGGATCCGAGTACTCCCGCGACGTCCGCGTGCCGGCCACGCTCCAAGCCGGCACCACGAACGAGTTGCCCCCGCTGCGCGTTCCGCGCAACCGCGTCGCATTTGGGCAAGGGCAGGGCGATTTGGGCTACGACACGCAGGAAATGGCGCCCGAGGCCGACCTCCAGCAGACGCGCTGGGTGGTGAGCGTGGTGCGATCCGGCGGGCCCGCCGCCAAAGCGGGCCTTCAGGTGGGCGACGAGATCACGTCCGTGGACGGGCAGGACGTCGTCGGCCCCAACGGCTACATCTATCGCACGCTCGTCCGCGTGCCCGAGAAGACGAGTGTCACCCTCGGGCTGCGGCGCGGCGTCGCGATCAATATTGAATCACGCTCTCGACTTTGA
- a CDS encoding adenine phosphoribosyltransferase — MSKIRNIADFPKPGILFKDITPLLASPRAFHIVLDAIAERFIGEHIDAIVGVEARGFIFGGALAARLNASFVPARKPGKLPAACDEVQYETEYSVATLEMHKGSLAEEARVVVVDDLLATGGTAKAAADLVRKQGGYVVAYAFAVELTFLGGRERLMPVKVESVIQY; from the coding sequence ATGTCGAAAATCCGCAACATCGCGGACTTCCCCAAGCCGGGCATCCTCTTCAAGGACATCACGCCGCTGCTCGCGAGCCCGCGTGCGTTTCACATCGTGCTCGATGCCATCGCAGAGCGGTTCATCGGCGAGCACATCGACGCCATCGTGGGTGTCGAGGCGCGCGGGTTCATTTTCGGCGGCGCCCTCGCCGCGCGCCTGAATGCGAGCTTCGTCCCCGCGCGCAAGCCGGGCAAGCTTCCCGCCGCATGCGACGAGGTGCAGTACGAAACCGAGTACAGCGTGGCCACGTTGGAGATGCACAAAGGCTCGCTCGCCGAAGAGGCGCGCGTGGTCGTGGTGGACGACTTGCTCGCGACGGGCGGCACCGCGAAGGCCGCGGCCGATCTGGTGCGCAAGCAAGGCGGGTACGTGGTGGCGTATGCCTTCGCCGTGGAGCTCACGTTCCTGGGCGGGCGCGAACGGCTCATGCCCGTCAAAGTCGAGAGCGTGATTCAATATTGA
- a CDS encoding MutS family DNA mismatch repair protein, with translation MQAREQTAQAAQQPRDVYEAGKAARTREIAALETRSRSMGLFTTIAAVAAVVFIGCIVWVPLPSTFWGVEFLLVLSFVALWVGHGRLQTKKDLVEAALRFHERGLARLEGKWNEHGASGEEFSTPNHPYAGDLDIFGPNSLYRFLNLTETRFGSAHLAAWLKGAANDFPNGVRERQEAARDLAGRHAFREGLSATGAILGEEKPDPEPFLTWAAGATPLEASPVLVLAAKVLPILTVASLVFAKYLPSGIWIGLLILQLILVSPKRGVVARIVGSVNSMEGGFSRFAEMLAAVEGQSFEASSLVQCKARLASTGTSATHEMGRLGRILSFVGARENAIFRLVIGPLLLWDFNCAVALERWRLRAGTNARTWLSTLGEVEALCSFAALAHDHPEFAWPTLSNVPHLDAKALGHPLIVSTKRVDNDVLLEHPGSVLLVTGSNMSGKSTLLRAIGINAVLALAGAPVCAQSLVIGDLRVATSMRVRDSLAEGVSHFYAELQRLKMVVDMSRGDRTVLFLLDEILHGTNTRERLIGARSIVRKLVLYKAMGAVSTHDLGIADLENELPHAVKNVHFQEQVTGDKMTFDYKLREGVVQSSNALILMKLVGLDIADAPQPAQSIESAR, from the coding sequence ATGCAGGCCAGGGAGCAGACCGCGCAGGCGGCGCAGCAACCACGGGACGTCTACGAGGCGGGGAAAGCGGCACGCACGCGTGAGATCGCGGCGCTGGAGACGCGTTCGCGATCCATGGGCTTGTTCACGACCATTGCGGCCGTGGCCGCGGTCGTGTTCATCGGCTGCATCGTCTGGGTGCCTCTGCCCAGCACCTTCTGGGGCGTCGAGTTCTTGCTGGTGCTGAGCTTCGTCGCGCTCTGGGTGGGGCACGGCCGGCTTCAAACGAAGAAAGACCTGGTCGAGGCGGCCCTGCGCTTTCACGAGCGCGGTTTGGCGCGCCTCGAAGGCAAATGGAACGAGCACGGCGCGAGTGGCGAGGAGTTTTCCACGCCGAATCACCCGTACGCGGGAGACCTGGACATTTTTGGTCCCAATTCGCTGTATCGGTTTTTGAATCTCACCGAGACGCGTTTCGGCTCCGCGCACCTCGCCGCGTGGTTGAAGGGCGCGGCCAACGACTTTCCCAATGGGGTGCGTGAGCGCCAGGAAGCCGCACGCGATCTCGCGGGCCGCCACGCCTTCCGCGAAGGGCTTTCGGCCACCGGCGCGATCCTCGGCGAGGAGAAGCCCGATCCGGAGCCGTTTCTGACTTGGGCGGCGGGCGCGACGCCGCTCGAGGCGAGTCCCGTGTTGGTGCTGGCGGCAAAGGTGTTGCCGATTCTGACGGTGGCGTCGCTGGTGTTTGCGAAATATCTCCCGTCGGGCATTTGGATCGGGCTGTTGATCCTTCAATTGATCCTCGTGTCGCCGAAGCGCGGGGTGGTCGCGCGCATCGTCGGGTCGGTCAATTCCATGGAGGGTGGCTTTTCGCGCTTTGCGGAAATGCTTGCCGCGGTGGAGGGGCAATCCTTCGAGGCGTCGTCGCTCGTGCAGTGCAAAGCGCGTTTGGCATCGACGGGCACCAGCGCCACACACGAGATGGGTCGGCTCGGGCGCATTCTGTCGTTCGTGGGCGCGCGCGAAAACGCGATTTTCCGTTTGGTGATCGGGCCGCTGTTGTTGTGGGACTTCAACTGCGCAGTGGCTCTGGAGCGATGGCGTTTGCGCGCGGGCACGAATGCGCGCACCTGGTTGTCGACCTTGGGCGAGGTCGAAGCGTTGTGCAGTTTCGCGGCGCTCGCACATGATCACCCGGAGTTCGCCTGGCCAACGCTGTCGAACGTGCCGCACCTGGATGCCAAGGCCCTGGGGCACCCGCTCATCGTGTCCACGAAGCGCGTCGACAACGACGTGCTCTTGGAGCACCCCGGCAGCGTGCTGCTGGTCACGGGCTCGAACATGTCGGGCAAATCGACTTTGCTGCGCGCCATCGGAATCAACGCCGTATTGGCCTTGGCCGGCGCCCCGGTCTGCGCGCAATCGCTGGTGATTGGCGATTTGCGCGTCGCCACGAGCATGCGCGTGCGCGACTCGTTGGCCGAAGGCGTATCTCATTTCTACGCCGAGCTGCAGCGCCTCAAAATGGTGGTCGACATGTCCCGCGGCGACCGCACCGTGCTCTTTTTGCTGGACGAGATTCTCCACGGGACGAATACCCGCGAGCGTCTCATTGGCGCCCGATCCATCGTGCGCAAATTGGTTTTGTACAAAGCCATGGGCGCCGTCTCGACCCACGATTTGGGCATCGCCGATCTGGAAAACGAATTACCCCACGCGGTGAAGAACGTGCACTTCCAGGAACAAGTCACCGGCGACAAAATGACCTTCGATTACAAACTCCGCGAAGGCGTCGTCCAAAGTTCGAATGCCCTCATCTTGATGAAACTCGTCGGCCTCGACATCGCCGACGCGCCGCAGCCTGCACAGTCGATCGAATCGGCTCGCTGA